The nucleotide sequence CCACTTCCACTCGGTGACCGACGAGATCGTCGTCGTCACGGGAGGGCGCGGCGAGATCCTCGTCAACGGCGTCTGGATCCCCGTGACGAGGGGCTCGCTTCACGTCTGCCCGCGCGGGATCATCCACGACACGAGGGCTCTCGAGGAGAACCTCCAGTACCTTTCCATCTTCACCCCCCACCTCCCCCCGGGGACCGACATCAACTGGATCTGACGAGCCCCGCGCCGGCGCAGACGTCCTCCGCAGCGCCGGGCGGAGCG is from Holophagales bacterium and encodes:
- a CDS encoding cupin domain-containing protein, producing the protein MTQELTIPKGLVDSKPDVAVLLDLADYYAHRALPASGVDSDVAYDCPRTQLMVRTAVKGTTIGRHFHSVTDEIVVVTGGRGEILVNGVWIPVTRGSLHVCPRGIIHDTRALEENLQYLSIFTPHLPPGTDINWI